A stretch of Rhizobium sp. TH2 DNA encodes these proteins:
- a CDS encoding flavin reductase family protein, whose protein sequence is MKPELRMQFLEAMSRAATFVAVVTTDGEAGRFGVTISSLTSVSADGAHPSLLACLHHQSPAAAAILRNRAFCANLLQEDQHEVSDLFAGRMTVGEHSGRFDHTAWSRGELGQPILGGATASFQCRVATSVLWETHHIIVGNVVSVELSDNAGALLYGQRAYRRAVQLSAAK, encoded by the coding sequence ATGAAGCCAGAACTTCGCATGCAATTCCTCGAAGCCATGAGCCGTGCGGCCACCTTCGTGGCTGTGGTCACGACCGATGGCGAGGCGGGCCGCTTTGGCGTCACCATCAGTTCGCTGACCTCGGTTTCGGCCGATGGCGCGCATCCCTCGCTGCTTGCCTGCCTGCATCACCAGAGCCCGGCCGCCGCGGCCATTCTGAGAAACCGTGCCTTCTGCGCCAATCTACTGCAGGAGGACCAGCACGAAGTTTCCGATCTCTTCGCGGGCCGGATGACGGTGGGGGAGCATTCCGGGCGTTTCGACCACACGGCCTGGTCGCGCGGCGAGCTCGGCCAGCCCATTCTTGGAGGCGCCACGGCGAGCTTCCAGTGCCGGGTCGCGACCTCGGTGCTTTGGGAGACGCATCACATCATCGTCGGCAATGTCGTGTCGGTCGAACTCTCCGACAATGCGGGAGCGCTCCTCTACGGCCAACGCGCCTATCGCCGGGCAGTCCAATTGTCGGCCGCCAAATGA
- a CDS encoding APC family permease → MVDITQGGANQLRKNSLGLIAVTFMVISAAAPLTGVAGAMPLAFLLGNGTGIPATFVLMTLIMLAFSAGYVAMSRDVKNAGAFYAYAARGLGGRTAGAVAIIAVVAYNAMQFGLIGLLGGVASGVFGGFGLTLPWYVWSLIAIALVGILGYRQVELSAKIMVFLVLLEYIIVLIVDFAILGKGGAHGLSLNIFDSSAFFSGSLTAAVLFCLGSFIGFEATTIYAEEARDPEKTIPRATYLSVLMIGLFFIFTTWLMIVGIGADKLLPTLGALADPTAFFFDLAGTYVGGPVPAIAGVLLVSSLFAALSAFHNYIARYTYVAGREGLLPAVFGRTHDAHQSPHVGSIVQTIGALIVLAVFAGLGLDPVLNMFTWVSQVGTLGVLGIMAITSLAVIAFFRKKGGQNSPISTLVLPAISGLVMAALFVYIFINFGDLTGTTGGALGIILPALIPIAGIIGFLMASRLKATDPAAYARMGQNKV, encoded by the coding sequence ATGGTTGATATTACTCAGGGCGGAGCGAACCAGCTCCGGAAGAATTCACTGGGGTTGATAGCGGTGACCTTCATGGTCATCTCGGCGGCCGCGCCGCTGACCGGCGTGGCGGGCGCCATGCCGCTGGCCTTCCTCCTGGGCAATGGCACCGGCATCCCGGCGACCTTCGTCCTCATGACGCTGATCATGCTGGCCTTCTCGGCCGGCTATGTCGCGATGTCGCGCGACGTCAAGAATGCCGGCGCCTTTTACGCCTATGCTGCCCGCGGCCTGGGTGGCCGCACCGCAGGGGCCGTCGCCATCATCGCTGTCGTCGCCTATAACGCGATGCAATTCGGCCTGATCGGCCTGCTCGGCGGCGTTGCCAGCGGGGTCTTCGGCGGGTTCGGGCTGACGCTCCCCTGGTATGTCTGGAGCCTGATCGCCATCGCGCTCGTCGGCATCCTCGGCTATCGACAAGTCGAACTGTCGGCCAAGATCATGGTCTTCCTCGTGCTGCTTGAATATATCATCGTGCTGATCGTCGACTTCGCCATTCTCGGCAAGGGCGGCGCGCATGGCCTTTCGCTCAACATCTTCGACAGCTCCGCCTTCTTCTCCGGTTCGCTGACGGCTGCAGTCCTGTTCTGCCTGGGTTCGTTCATCGGCTTCGAGGCGACCACGATCTATGCCGAGGAAGCGCGTGACCCCGAAAAGACCATCCCGCGCGCAACCTATCTCTCGGTGCTCATGATCGGCCTGTTCTTCATCTTCACGACCTGGCTGATGATCGTCGGTATCGGTGCCGACAAGCTCCTGCCGACGCTCGGCGCCCTGGCCGACCCGACCGCATTCTTCTTCGACCTCGCCGGGACATATGTCGGTGGTCCGGTTCCTGCTATTGCCGGCGTGCTGCTGGTCTCGAGCCTGTTTGCGGCGCTAAGCGCCTTCCACAACTATATCGCCCGCTACACCTATGTGGCCGGCCGCGAAGGCCTGCTGCCGGCTGTCTTCGGCCGTACCCATGATGCACATCAGAGCCCGCATGTCGGCTCGATCGTGCAGACGATCGGCGCACTGATCGTCCTCGCCGTCTTCGCGGGCCTCGGTCTCGATCCGGTGCTGAACATGTTCACCTGGGTCAGCCAGGTCGGTACGCTCGGCGTGCTCGGCATCATGGCGATCACCTCGCTTGCGGTCATCGCCTTCTTCCGCAAGAAGGGCGGCCAGAATTCGCCGATCTCGACACTGGTCCTGCCGGCGATCTCGGGCTTGGTTATGGCGGCGCTGTTCGTCTACATCTTCATCAACTTCGGTGACCTGACCGGAACGACGGGTGGTGCGCTCGGCATTATCCTGCCGGCGCTGATTCCGATTGCGGGTATCATCGGCTTCCTGATGGCGAGCCGCCTCAAGGCCACCGATCCGGCCGCCTATGCCCGCATGGGCCAGAACAAGGTCTAG
- a CDS encoding helix-turn-helix domain-containing protein: MELLHSENLIPVQWSLVAYEQWRHDLHSICGSFDPRATDKGRAVRGAARGIDVCGMQFAHVSNDLDFVHRNWDDIRRDTAEHLFLIVQLEGSCGVDHSGQQNTLDVGDCILVDSTKPTTFHFGGQFSNHLSMHLPRQIMYSERRDTFEIARKLAGFDPMAIMLRALIAKIMSTPDTDPSAGNLRELMFNATRQAFVAEAATIEHMQSLHDSAARRLQMVDILIDRHLTESDLSAKWLATRIGVSIRTLQQDFQGMGVTCTTIIRDKRLRLAREKIEQIKDARCGQTIAEVAYAAGFNDISYFNRSFRELFDCAPTDLLKPAGRA; this comes from the coding sequence TTGGAACTGCTGCACAGCGAAAATCTCATTCCGGTCCAGTGGTCACTCGTCGCCTACGAACAATGGCGGCATGACCTGCACTCGATTTGTGGCAGTTTCGACCCGCGGGCAACGGACAAGGGCAGAGCGGTCCGGGGCGCGGCTCGCGGCATAGACGTCTGCGGCATGCAATTCGCCCATGTATCGAACGACCTCGATTTCGTCCATCGCAACTGGGATGACATCCGGCGTGACACTGCGGAACACCTGTTCCTGATCGTCCAGCTCGAGGGGTCGTGCGGTGTGGATCATAGCGGCCAGCAGAATACGCTCGATGTGGGCGACTGCATTCTCGTTGATTCCACCAAGCCGACGACCTTTCATTTCGGCGGCCAGTTCTCCAATCATCTCTCCATGCATTTGCCGCGACAGATCATGTATTCGGAGAGGCGCGACACGTTCGAGATCGCTCGTAAGCTGGCAGGTTTCGATCCGATGGCGATCATGCTGCGTGCTCTGATCGCCAAGATCATGTCGACACCGGACACCGACCCTAGCGCCGGCAATCTGCGGGAACTGATGTTTAACGCGACGCGCCAGGCCTTTGTCGCCGAGGCGGCAACGATCGAGCACATGCAGTCGCTGCATGACAGCGCGGCGCGGCGTCTGCAGATGGTCGATATCCTGATCGATCGGCATCTCACGGAAAGTGATCTTTCCGCGAAGTGGCTGGCGACGCGGATCGGGGTTTCGATCCGGACGCTGCAGCAGGATTTCCAGGGCATGGGCGTGACATGCACCACCATTATTCGCGACAAGCGGCTGCGCCTGGCCCGCGAGAAGATCGAACAGATCAAGGATGCGCGCTGCGGACAGACCATCGCCGAGGTGGCCTATGCGGCCGGCTTCAACGACATTTCCTATTTCAATCGCAGTTTCCGGGAACTGTTCGACTGCGCCCCCACCGATCTGCTGAAACCTGCTGGTCGCGCTTGA